One Methanolinea sp. DNA window includes the following coding sequences:
- the thiI gene encoding tRNA uracil 4-sulfurtransferase ThiI gives MSALREGPAVMVRYGEIFLKSSPVHREFTGVLLRNCRQALLSEGLATDARVMRGRIFFYGNSPGKVADVLSRVFGIVDVAVCTVTAPDPDAVTRAAVALAARSLGSGMRFAVRARREGVPGITSQDLAARVGSAVLSAIPGAVVDLDNPDYEVHVELRASGGVVYDRRIPAPGGLPLGTQGRVLVLLSAGIDSPVAAWLMMKRGCEVTALHVSPGGPAGEETVAGVLGLASVLSEWCRGFPIRVLVVDAGPFYQRLVARGNPRFRCILCKRFMVRLGSLLAMREGIPAICTGENLGQVASQTLQNLAVISRAATVPLFRPLVAYDKQEIVALGRKIGSFERAKSTLSCPYVPPTPATVSDEGTIAALEEGFWGDALGEALLSGAEEYVALNGSVSRAGSREG, from the coding sequence ATGTCAGCACTGCGGGAAGGACCTGCCGTGATGGTCCGCTACGGGGAGATATTCCTCAAGAGCAGCCCTGTCCACAGGGAGTTCACCGGCGTCCTCCTCCGGAACTGCAGGCAGGCACTCCTCTCGGAAGGCCTCGCCACGGACGCGAGGGTCATGAGGGGCAGGATATTCTTCTACGGCAATTCTCCCGGAAAGGTCGCGGACGTTCTCTCCCGCGTCTTTGGGATCGTCGACGTCGCGGTCTGCACGGTGACCGCGCCGGATCCCGATGCCGTCACCCGCGCTGCCGTCGCGCTCGCGGCGCGCTCCCTCGGCAGTGGGATGCGGTTTGCGGTCCGGGCACGGAGGGAGGGCGTCCCCGGGATCACGAGCCAGGACCTCGCCGCGCGGGTGGGGTCCGCCGTGCTCTCCGCCATCCCCGGTGCGGTCGTCGACCTCGACAACCCCGATTACGAGGTACACGTCGAGCTGCGGGCATCGGGCGGGGTCGTGTACGACAGGCGCATCCCCGCACCCGGCGGGCTCCCCCTCGGGACACAGGGGAGGGTCCTCGTCCTCCTCTCGGCCGGAATAGACTCGCCCGTCGCCGCGTGGCTGATGATGAAACGGGGGTGCGAGGTCACTGCGCTCCACGTGAGCCCGGGGGGACCGGCAGGGGAGGAGACGGTCGCGGGGGTCCTCGGCCTCGCCTCCGTGCTCTCGGAGTGGTGCAGGGGTTTCCCTATCCGCGTCCTCGTCGTCGACGCGGGGCCTTTCTACCAGAGGCTCGTTGCGAGGGGCAACCCGAGGTTCCGGTGCATCCTCTGCAAGAGGTTCATGGTACGGCTCGGCAGTCTCCTCGCCATGCGCGAGGGGATCCCCGCGATCTGCACGGGCGAGAACCTCGGGCAGGTCGCGTCCCAGACACTCCAGAACCTCGCCGTGATCTCCCGCGCGGCAACGGTCCCCCTGTTCCGGCCACTCGTCGCGTACGACAAGCAGGAGATCGTCGCGCTCGGGAGGAAGATCGGGTCGTTCGAGAGGGCGAAGAGCACGCTTTCCTGCCCGTACGTGCCCCCGACGCCCGCGACGGTCTCCGACGAGGGCACGATTGCCGCGCTCGAGGAAGGCTTTTGGGGAGACGCGCTCGGGGAGGCCCTCCTCTCCGGCGCGGAGGAGTACGTCGCGTTGAACGGGAGTGTCTCCCGGGCCGGCTCGCGGGAAGGGTGA